One window from the genome of Osmerus eperlanus chromosome 1, fOsmEpe2.1, whole genome shotgun sequence encodes:
- the zmynd8 gene encoding MYND-type zinc finger-containing chromatin reader ZMYND8 isoform X2, translating to MHPQSVAEEEVKTESDAVEGMEISTRSKVSDPGSAERPAQKRKVSNSPPHSSNGHSPAETSPSPVKKKRKPGAVSSSKDQSELRHGPFYYVKQPALTTDPVDVVPQDGRNDFYCWLCHREGQVLCCELCPRVYHAKCLKLPAEPEGDWFCPECEKITVAECIETQSKAMMMLTIEQLSYLLKFALQKMKQPGDQPRSSSHSPHAAATQRKAFNWTEPFQKPVSLEQHPDYAEYIFHPMDLCTLERNIKKKMYGCTEAFLADVKWILHNCIIYNGGNHKLTATAKVIVKICEHEMNEIEVCPECYLSACQKRENWFCEPCSNPHPLVWAKLKGFPFWPAKALRDKDGQVDARFFGQHDRAWVPLNNCYLMSKEIPFSVKKTKSIFNSAMQEMEVYVENMRRKFGVFNYALFRTPYTPDNQYQMLLDTGNPSSGSIRPEKQEKIKFSFDMTASPKMPLARSMMSVAGMGGSSGRRISLTDMPRSPMSTNSSAHTGSDGEQETPEKGQAKAASSHFSAGEESMDCTASPASTRHAATGSAMDSPKPLHSQGPSLPITPKQEKTVTTGSILNLNLDRSKAEMDLKELSETVQQQQQQGAPPILTSPKRQIRSRFQLNLDKTIESCKAQLGIDEISEDVYKGVEHSDSEDSDKSEFSDSEYASDEEQKLKESQDPMVAEKCEKKRALKDQQSPSQEKECKPEGPAAVTSTMGDTVAPAIVTEPSSKEKQSIDLDKDPVEKSKAAPPILVPREKLQVKEEIRQPTPVEDSDSERELVIDLGEDQGGKERKRNRKDTTAAKDPPAIKTEGPSASSSVKESSQSSMAIPLNMVSFTTTAPTTISPATLLNTTLTTTPAPSNSTTTAVKKQRPLLPRETVPVVQRAVVWSPTTKFQTSSQKWHMQKVQRQQQNQTPATTPVQTPVLGQVPASQLQAQTLPPTQASGTTPSLSVSVQQPSQSMRYQTRQAVKAVQQKDNPLSTSTSAVTLVTSSPASVAIMAVPGSGTPASSSSSPVTGDFQIPTTSADVASDIAKYTNKIMDAIKGTVTEIYNDLSKSTSGNTIAEIRRLRIEIEKLQWLHQQELSEMKHNLELTMAEMRQSLEQEGERLVAEVKKQMEVEKQQAVDETKKKQWCANCRKEAIFYCCWNTSYCDYPCQQAHWPEHMKSCTQSATAPQQEPESESTADTSNKGGQSSSGQTSPKEKQASAPTDRDSDMEKSKDNVTVSLS from the exons ATGCATCCACAGAG TgtggctgaggaggaggtgaagactgAGTCGGATGCTGTAGAGGGGATGGAGATCTCGACAAGATCCAAAG TTTCAGACCCTGGGTCAGCAGAGCGGCCAGCCCAGAAACGTAAAGTCTCCAACAGCCCCCCTCACTCATCCAACGGCCACTCCCCAGCTGAGACCTCTCCCAGCCCcgtgaaaaagaaaagaaaacctgGAGCAGTCAGCAGCAGCAAAGACCAG TCAGAGCTAAGACATGGCCCCTTTTACTATGTGAAGCAGCCAGCACTCACCACAGACCCTGTTGATGTTGTACCGCAGGACGGCAGGAATGATTTCTACTGCTGGCTGTGCCACCGCGAGGGCCAGGTGCTCTGCTGTGAGCTCTGCCCCAGGGTGTACCACGCCAAGTGCCTCAAATTGCCAGCTGAGCCAGAAGGCGACTGGTTCTGCCCAGAGTGTGAG AAAATAACAGTTGCAGAGTGCATAGAGACTCAGAGTAAAGCCATGATGATGCTCACTATAGAACAACTGTCTTACCTGCTGAAGTTTGCCCTCCAGAAGATGAAACAGCCAGGT GACCAACCCCGTTCGTCATCTCACTCCCCCCATGCAGCCGCCACGCAGAGAAAGGCTTTTAATTGG ACGGAGCCCTTTCAGAAACCTGTGTCTCTCGAACAACATCCAGACTATGCAGAGTACATATTCCACCCAATGGACCTGTGCACATTAGAGAGG AACATAAAGAAGAAAATGTACGGTTGCACAGAGGCCTTTTTGGCAGATGTAAAATGGATTTTACATAACTGTATAATATATAATGGAG GCAATCACAAGCTTACAGCCACGGCTAAAGTCATAGTGAAAATCTGCGAACATGAG ATGAATGAAATCGAGGTGTGTCCTGAGTGCTATCTCTCAGCTTGTCAGAAGAGAGAAAACTGGTTCTGTGAGCCATGT AGTAATCCACATCCACTGGTATGGGCCAAGCTGAAGGGATTTCCTTTCTGGCCAGCCAAAGCTCTGCGGGACAAAGATGGCCAAGTGGATGCTCGCTTCTTTGGGCAACATGACAG GGCATGGGTCCCGTTAAACAACTGCTATCTCATGTCCAAAGAAATCCCCTTCTCTGTCAAGAAGACCAAGAGTATTTTCAACAGTGCGATGCAAGAGATGGAAGTCTACGTGGAGAACATGAGGAGGAAGTTTGGAGTCTTCAACTATGCCCTCTTCAGGACGCCTTATACCCCCGACAACCAGTACCAGATGCTCCTAGACACGGGCAACCCGTCATCTGGCTCCATCCGACCAGAGAAGCAGGAGAAGATTAAGTTCAGCTTTGACATGACCGCATCCCCCAAGATGCCCTTGGCCAGGAGTATGATGTCAGTGGCGGGGATGGGAGGAAGTTCTGGGCGGAGGATATCTCTGACGGACATGCCCCGTTCCCCTATGAGCACCAACTCCTCTGCTCACACAGGCTCTGATGGGGAGCAGGAGACACCAGAGAAAGGTCAGGCTAAAGCAGCCAGCAGCCACTTCAGCGCGGGGGAGGAGTCCATGGACTGTACAG CATCCCCTGCTTCAACTCGGCATGCTGCCACAGGCAGTGCTATGGACAGCCCTAAACCCTTACATTCTCAGGGCCCTTCCCTGCCAATCACCCCAAAACAGGAAAAGACTGTTACCACAGGAAGTATACTCAACCTCAACCTGG ATCGTAGTAAAGCAGAGATGGACTTGAAGGAGCTTAGTGAGActgtgcagcagcagcagcagcagggggcGCCGCCTATCCTCACCTCACCGAAGAGACAAATCAGGAGTCGGTTTCAGCTCAACTTGGACAAAACCATAGAAAGCTGCAAGGCCCAGTTAG GTATAGATGAGATATCTGAAGATGTGTACAAGGGAGTTGAACACAGTGATTCCGAGGACTCTGACAAATCTGAGTTTAGCGACAGTGAGTATGCTAGTGATGAGGAGCAGAAGCTTAAAGAGAGCCAGGACCCCATGGTTGCTGAGAAGTGTGAGAAGAAGCGAGCACTCAAGGACCAACAATCTCCCAGCCAAGAAAAGGAGTGCAAGCCTGAAGGCCCAGCAGCAGTAACGTCCACCATGGGGGATACAGTAGCACCAGCTATTGTCACAGAACCCTCATCTAAAGAAAAACAGAGCATAGACTTAGATAAAGATCCAGTAGAGAAATCCAAAGCTGCTCCACCCATTCTTGTCCCCAGAGAAAAGCTCCAAGTGAAGGAAGAAATCAGGCAGCCCACACCTGTGGAGGACTCAGACTCTGAGAGGGAGCTGGTGATCGatctgggggaggaccagggaggcaaggagaggaagagaaacaggaaagacACTACTGCTGCTAAAGACCCTCCAGCCATTAAAACCGAGG GCCCCTCTGCATCATCCAGTGTCAAAGAGTCTTCTCAGTCCTCTATGGCCATACCCCTCAACATGGTCTCCTTCACAACTACTGCTCCCACTACCATCAGCCCGGCCACCCTTCTCAACACAACCCTAACTAcaactccagccccctccaacTCCACCACCACAGCAGTGAAGaaacagcgccccctgctgcctAGGGAGACAGTCCCCGTGGTCCAAAGGGCTGTGGTATGGAGCCCAACCACCAAGTTCCAGACCTCCTCACAGAAATGGCACATGCAGAAAGTGCAGCGGCAGCAGCAGAACCAGACGCCAGCTACTACACCAGTGCAGACACCAGTGCTGGGGCAAGTGCCGGCGAGCCAACTGCAAGCACAAACCTTGCCCCCAACCCAAGCCTCTGGAACAACACCATCATTATCAGTGTCAGTCCAGCAGCCATCACAAAGCATGCGTTATCAGACCCGACAGGCTGTGAAAG CTGTCCAGCAGAAGGACAATCCACTCAGTACATCCACCTCGGCAGTTACCCTGGTTACAAGTAGCCCAGCCTCTGTGGCTATAATGGCAGTCCCAGGGTCAGGTAcacctgcctcctcttcctcttcccctgtgACTGGAGACTTCCAGATCCCCACTACCTCTGCAGATGTAGCATCAGACATTGCCAAGTATACTAACAAA ATAATGGATGCAATTAAAGGGACAGTGACTGAGATCTACAATGACCTGTCCAAAAGCACTTCAGGGAACACAATAGCAGAG aTTAGACGGCTGAGAATTGAAATTGAAAAACTACAGTGGTTACATCAGCAGGAATTGTCTGAAATGAAGCACAATTTAG AGTTGACAATGGCAGAAATGAGGCAGAGTcttgagcaggagggggagcgttTGGTGGCAGAGGTGAAAAAGcagatggaggtagagaaaCAGCAGGCTGTGGATGAGACCAAGAAGAAGCAGTGGTGTGCCAACTGCAGGAAAGAggccatcttctactgctgctGGAACACCAGCTACTGTGACTATCCCTGTCAGCAAGCCCATTGGCCTGAACACATGAAGTCATGCACTCAGTCAG CAACAGCCCCGCAACAGGAGCCTGAGTCGGAGTCCACAGCCGACACTTCAAACAAAGGAGGACAGTCAAGCAGTGGGCAGACCTCTCCCAAAGAAAAGCAGGCAAGTGCACCTACAGATAGAGACTCTGACATGGAAAAGAGCAAGGACAATGTCACTGTTAGTCTTTCCTAA
- the zmynd8 gene encoding MYND-type zinc finger-containing chromatin reader ZMYND8 isoform X6, whose product MDLCTLERNIKKKMYGCTEAFLADVKWILHNCIIYNGGNHKLTATAKVIVKICEHEMNEIEVCPECYLSACQKRENWFCEPCSNPHPLVWAKLKGFPFWPAKALRDKDGQVDARFFGQHDRAWVPLNNCYLMSKEIPFSVKKTKSIFNSAMQEMEVYVENMRRKFGVFNYALFRTPYTPDNQYQMLLDTGNPSSGSIRPEKQEKIKFSFDMTASPKMPLARSMMSVAGMGGSSGRRISLTDMPRSPMSTNSSAHTGSDGEQETPEKGQAKAASSHFSAGEESMDCTASPASTRHAATGSAMDSPKPLHSQGPSLPITPKQEKTVTTGSILNLNLDRSKAEMDLKELSETVQQQQQQGAPPILTSPKRQIRSRFQLNLDKTIESCKAQLGIDEISEDVYKGVEHSDSEDSDKSEFSDSEYASDEEQKLKESQDPMVAEKCEKKRALKDQQSPSQEKECKPEGPAAVTSTMGDTVAPAIVTEPSSKEKQSIDLDKDPVEKSKAAPPILVPREKLQVKEEIRQPTPVEDSDSERELVIDLGEDQGGKERKRNRKDTTAAKDPPAIKTEGKIATPLSALTSSQNNAGPSASSSVKESSQSSMAIPLNMVSFTTTAPTTISPATLLNTTLTTTPAPSNSTTTAVKKQRPLLPRETVPVVQRAVVWSPTTKFQTSSQKWHMQKVQRQQQNQTPATTPVQTPVLGQVPASQLQAQTLPPTQASGTTPSLSVSVQQPSQSMRYQTRQAVKAVQQKDNPLSTSTSAVTLVTSSPASVAIMAVPGSGTPASSSSSPVTGDFQIPTTSADVASDIAKYTNKIMDAIKGTVTEIYNDLSKSTSGNTIAEIRRLRIEIEKLQWLHQQELSEMKHNLELTMAEMRQSLEQEGERLVAEVKKQMEVEKQQAVDETKKKQWCANCRKEAIFYCCWNTSYCDYPCQQAHWPEHMKSCTQSATAPQQEPESESTADTSNKGGQSSSGQTSPKEKQASAPTDRDSDMEKSKDNVTVSLS is encoded by the exons ATGGACCTGTGCACATTAGAGAGG AACATAAAGAAGAAAATGTACGGTTGCACAGAGGCCTTTTTGGCAGATGTAAAATGGATTTTACATAACTGTATAATATATAATGGAG GCAATCACAAGCTTACAGCCACGGCTAAAGTCATAGTGAAAATCTGCGAACATGAG ATGAATGAAATCGAGGTGTGTCCTGAGTGCTATCTCTCAGCTTGTCAGAAGAGAGAAAACTGGTTCTGTGAGCCATGT AGTAATCCACATCCACTGGTATGGGCCAAGCTGAAGGGATTTCCTTTCTGGCCAGCCAAAGCTCTGCGGGACAAAGATGGCCAAGTGGATGCTCGCTTCTTTGGGCAACATGACAG GGCATGGGTCCCGTTAAACAACTGCTATCTCATGTCCAAAGAAATCCCCTTCTCTGTCAAGAAGACCAAGAGTATTTTCAACAGTGCGATGCAAGAGATGGAAGTCTACGTGGAGAACATGAGGAGGAAGTTTGGAGTCTTCAACTATGCCCTCTTCAGGACGCCTTATACCCCCGACAACCAGTACCAGATGCTCCTAGACACGGGCAACCCGTCATCTGGCTCCATCCGACCAGAGAAGCAGGAGAAGATTAAGTTCAGCTTTGACATGACCGCATCCCCCAAGATGCCCTTGGCCAGGAGTATGATGTCAGTGGCGGGGATGGGAGGAAGTTCTGGGCGGAGGATATCTCTGACGGACATGCCCCGTTCCCCTATGAGCACCAACTCCTCTGCTCACACAGGCTCTGATGGGGAGCAGGAGACACCAGAGAAAGGTCAGGCTAAAGCAGCCAGCAGCCACTTCAGCGCGGGGGAGGAGTCCATGGACTGTACAG CATCCCCTGCTTCAACTCGGCATGCTGCCACAGGCAGTGCTATGGACAGCCCTAAACCCTTACATTCTCAGGGCCCTTCCCTGCCAATCACCCCAAAACAGGAAAAGACTGTTACCACAGGAAGTATACTCAACCTCAACCTGG ATCGTAGTAAAGCAGAGATGGACTTGAAGGAGCTTAGTGAGActgtgcagcagcagcagcagcagggggcGCCGCCTATCCTCACCTCACCGAAGAGACAAATCAGGAGTCGGTTTCAGCTCAACTTGGACAAAACCATAGAAAGCTGCAAGGCCCAGTTAG GTATAGATGAGATATCTGAAGATGTGTACAAGGGAGTTGAACACAGTGATTCCGAGGACTCTGACAAATCTGAGTTTAGCGACAGTGAGTATGCTAGTGATGAGGAGCAGAAGCTTAAAGAGAGCCAGGACCCCATGGTTGCTGAGAAGTGTGAGAAGAAGCGAGCACTCAAGGACCAACAATCTCCCAGCCAAGAAAAGGAGTGCAAGCCTGAAGGCCCAGCAGCAGTAACGTCCACCATGGGGGATACAGTAGCACCAGCTATTGTCACAGAACCCTCATCTAAAGAAAAACAGAGCATAGACTTAGATAAAGATCCAGTAGAGAAATCCAAAGCTGCTCCACCCATTCTTGTCCCCAGAGAAAAGCTCCAAGTGAAGGAAGAAATCAGGCAGCCCACACCTGTGGAGGACTCAGACTCTGAGAGGGAGCTGGTGATCGatctgggggaggaccagggaggcaaggagaggaagagaaacaggaaagacACTACTGCTGCTAAAGACCCTCCAGCCATTAAAACCGAGG GTAAAATTGCCACCCCTTTAAGTGCCCTTACCTCGTCCCAAAACAATGCAGGCCCCTCTGCATCATCCAGTGTCAAAGAGTCTTCTCAGTCCTCTATGGCCATACCCCTCAACATGGTCTCCTTCACAACTACTGCTCCCACTACCATCAGCCCGGCCACCCTTCTCAACACAACCCTAACTAcaactccagccccctccaacTCCACCACCACAGCAGTGAAGaaacagcgccccctgctgcctAGGGAGACAGTCCCCGTGGTCCAAAGGGCTGTGGTATGGAGCCCAACCACCAAGTTCCAGACCTCCTCACAGAAATGGCACATGCAGAAAGTGCAGCGGCAGCAGCAGAACCAGACGCCAGCTACTACACCAGTGCAGACACCAGTGCTGGGGCAAGTGCCGGCGAGCCAACTGCAAGCACAAACCTTGCCCCCAACCCAAGCCTCTGGAACAACACCATCATTATCAGTGTCAGTCCAGCAGCCATCACAAAGCATGCGTTATCAGACCCGACAGGCTGTGAAAG CTGTCCAGCAGAAGGACAATCCACTCAGTACATCCACCTCGGCAGTTACCCTGGTTACAAGTAGCCCAGCCTCTGTGGCTATAATGGCAGTCCCAGGGTCAGGTAcacctgcctcctcttcctcttcccctgtgACTGGAGACTTCCAGATCCCCACTACCTCTGCAGATGTAGCATCAGACATTGCCAAGTATACTAACAAA ATAATGGATGCAATTAAAGGGACAGTGACTGAGATCTACAATGACCTGTCCAAAAGCACTTCAGGGAACACAATAGCAGAG aTTAGACGGCTGAGAATTGAAATTGAAAAACTACAGTGGTTACATCAGCAGGAATTGTCTGAAATGAAGCACAATTTAG AGTTGACAATGGCAGAAATGAGGCAGAGTcttgagcaggagggggagcgttTGGTGGCAGAGGTGAAAAAGcagatggaggtagagaaaCAGCAGGCTGTGGATGAGACCAAGAAGAAGCAGTGGTGTGCCAACTGCAGGAAAGAggccatcttctactgctgctGGAACACCAGCTACTGTGACTATCCCTGTCAGCAAGCCCATTGGCCTGAACACATGAAGTCATGCACTCAGTCAG CAACAGCCCCGCAACAGGAGCCTGAGTCGGAGTCCACAGCCGACACTTCAAACAAAGGAGGACAGTCAAGCAGTGGGCAGACCTCTCCCAAAGAAAAGCAGGCAAGTGCACCTACAGATAGAGACTCTGACATGGAAAAGAGCAAGGACAATGTCACTGTTAGTCTTTCCTAA
- the zmynd8 gene encoding MYND-type zinc finger-containing chromatin reader ZMYND8 isoform X5: MMMLTIEQLSYLLKFALQKMKQPGDQPRSSSHSPHAAATQRKAFNWTEPFQKPVSLEQHPDYAEYIFHPMDLCTLERNIKKKMYGCTEAFLADVKWILHNCIIYNGGNHKLTATAKVIVKICEHEMNEIEVCPECYLSACQKRENWFCEPCSNPHPLVWAKLKGFPFWPAKALRDKDGQVDARFFGQHDRAWVPLNNCYLMSKEIPFSVKKTKSIFNSAMQEMEVYVENMRRKFGVFNYALFRTPYTPDNQYQMLLDTGNPSSGSIRPEKQEKIKFSFDMTASPKMPLARSMMSVAGMGGSSGRRISLTDMPRSPMSTNSSAHTGSDGEQETPEKGQAKAASSHFSAGEESMDCTASPASTRHAATGSAMDSPKPLHSQGPSLPITPKQEKTVTTGSILNLNLDRSKAEMDLKELSETVQQQQQQGAPPILTSPKRQIRSRFQLNLDKTIESCKAQLGIDEISEDVYKGVEHSDSEDSDKSEFSDSEYASDEEQKLKESQDPMVAEKCEKKRALKDQQSPSQEKECKPEGPAAVTSTMGDTVAPAIVTEPSSKEKQSIDLDKDPVEKSKAAPPILVPREKLQVKEEIRQPTPVEDSDSERELVIDLGEDQGGKERKRNRKDTTAAKDPPAIKTEGKIATPLSALTSSQNNAGPSASSSVKESSQSSMAIPLNMVSFTTTAPTTISPATLLNTTLTTTPAPSNSTTTAVKKQRPLLPRETVPVVQRAVVWSPTTKFQTSSQKWHMQKVQRQQQNQTPATTPVQTPVLGQVPASQLQAQTLPPTQASGTTPSLSVSVQQPSQSMRYQTRQAVKAVQQKDNPLSTSTSAVTLVTSSPASVAIMAVPGSGTPASSSSSPVTGDFQIPTTSADVASDIAKYTNKIMDAIKGTVTEIYNDLSKSTSGNTIAEIRRLRIEIEKLQWLHQQELSEMKHNLELTMAEMRQSLEQEGERLVAEVKKQMEVEKQQAVDETKKKQWCANCRKEAIFYCCWNTSYCDYPCQQAHWPEHMKSCTQSATAPQQEPESESTADTSNKGGQSSSGQTSPKEKQASAPTDRDSDMEKSKDNVTVSLS, translated from the exons ATGATGATGCTCACTATAGAACAACTGTCTTACCTGCTGAAGTTTGCCCTCCAGAAGATGAAACAGCCAGGT GACCAACCCCGTTCGTCATCTCACTCCCCCCATGCAGCCGCCACGCAGAGAAAGGCTTTTAATTGG ACGGAGCCCTTTCAGAAACCTGTGTCTCTCGAACAACATCCAGACTATGCAGAGTACATATTCCACCCAATGGACCTGTGCACATTAGAGAGG AACATAAAGAAGAAAATGTACGGTTGCACAGAGGCCTTTTTGGCAGATGTAAAATGGATTTTACATAACTGTATAATATATAATGGAG GCAATCACAAGCTTACAGCCACGGCTAAAGTCATAGTGAAAATCTGCGAACATGAG ATGAATGAAATCGAGGTGTGTCCTGAGTGCTATCTCTCAGCTTGTCAGAAGAGAGAAAACTGGTTCTGTGAGCCATGT AGTAATCCACATCCACTGGTATGGGCCAAGCTGAAGGGATTTCCTTTCTGGCCAGCCAAAGCTCTGCGGGACAAAGATGGCCAAGTGGATGCTCGCTTCTTTGGGCAACATGACAG GGCATGGGTCCCGTTAAACAACTGCTATCTCATGTCCAAAGAAATCCCCTTCTCTGTCAAGAAGACCAAGAGTATTTTCAACAGTGCGATGCAAGAGATGGAAGTCTACGTGGAGAACATGAGGAGGAAGTTTGGAGTCTTCAACTATGCCCTCTTCAGGACGCCTTATACCCCCGACAACCAGTACCAGATGCTCCTAGACACGGGCAACCCGTCATCTGGCTCCATCCGACCAGAGAAGCAGGAGAAGATTAAGTTCAGCTTTGACATGACCGCATCCCCCAAGATGCCCTTGGCCAGGAGTATGATGTCAGTGGCGGGGATGGGAGGAAGTTCTGGGCGGAGGATATCTCTGACGGACATGCCCCGTTCCCCTATGAGCACCAACTCCTCTGCTCACACAGGCTCTGATGGGGAGCAGGAGACACCAGAGAAAGGTCAGGCTAAAGCAGCCAGCAGCCACTTCAGCGCGGGGGAGGAGTCCATGGACTGTACAG CATCCCCTGCTTCAACTCGGCATGCTGCCACAGGCAGTGCTATGGACAGCCCTAAACCCTTACATTCTCAGGGCCCTTCCCTGCCAATCACCCCAAAACAGGAAAAGACTGTTACCACAGGAAGTATACTCAACCTCAACCTGG ATCGTAGTAAAGCAGAGATGGACTTGAAGGAGCTTAGTGAGActgtgcagcagcagcagcagcagggggcGCCGCCTATCCTCACCTCACCGAAGAGACAAATCAGGAGTCGGTTTCAGCTCAACTTGGACAAAACCATAGAAAGCTGCAAGGCCCAGTTAG GTATAGATGAGATATCTGAAGATGTGTACAAGGGAGTTGAACACAGTGATTCCGAGGACTCTGACAAATCTGAGTTTAGCGACAGTGAGTATGCTAGTGATGAGGAGCAGAAGCTTAAAGAGAGCCAGGACCCCATGGTTGCTGAGAAGTGTGAGAAGAAGCGAGCACTCAAGGACCAACAATCTCCCAGCCAAGAAAAGGAGTGCAAGCCTGAAGGCCCAGCAGCAGTAACGTCCACCATGGGGGATACAGTAGCACCAGCTATTGTCACAGAACCCTCATCTAAAGAAAAACAGAGCATAGACTTAGATAAAGATCCAGTAGAGAAATCCAAAGCTGCTCCACCCATTCTTGTCCCCAGAGAAAAGCTCCAAGTGAAGGAAGAAATCAGGCAGCCCACACCTGTGGAGGACTCAGACTCTGAGAGGGAGCTGGTGATCGatctgggggaggaccagggaggcaaggagaggaagagaaacaggaaagacACTACTGCTGCTAAAGACCCTCCAGCCATTAAAACCGAGG GTAAAATTGCCACCCCTTTAAGTGCCCTTACCTCGTCCCAAAACAATGCAGGCCCCTCTGCATCATCCAGTGTCAAAGAGTCTTCTCAGTCCTCTATGGCCATACCCCTCAACATGGTCTCCTTCACAACTACTGCTCCCACTACCATCAGCCCGGCCACCCTTCTCAACACAACCCTAACTAcaactccagccccctccaacTCCACCACCACAGCAGTGAAGaaacagcgccccctgctgcctAGGGAGACAGTCCCCGTGGTCCAAAGGGCTGTGGTATGGAGCCCAACCACCAAGTTCCAGACCTCCTCACAGAAATGGCACATGCAGAAAGTGCAGCGGCAGCAGCAGAACCAGACGCCAGCTACTACACCAGTGCAGACACCAGTGCTGGGGCAAGTGCCGGCGAGCCAACTGCAAGCACAAACCTTGCCCCCAACCCAAGCCTCTGGAACAACACCATCATTATCAGTGTCAGTCCAGCAGCCATCACAAAGCATGCGTTATCAGACCCGACAGGCTGTGAAAG CTGTCCAGCAGAAGGACAATCCACTCAGTACATCCACCTCGGCAGTTACCCTGGTTACAAGTAGCCCAGCCTCTGTGGCTATAATGGCAGTCCCAGGGTCAGGTAcacctgcctcctcttcctcttcccctgtgACTGGAGACTTCCAGATCCCCACTACCTCTGCAGATGTAGCATCAGACATTGCCAAGTATACTAACAAA ATAATGGATGCAATTAAAGGGACAGTGACTGAGATCTACAATGACCTGTCCAAAAGCACTTCAGGGAACACAATAGCAGAG aTTAGACGGCTGAGAATTGAAATTGAAAAACTACAGTGGTTACATCAGCAGGAATTGTCTGAAATGAAGCACAATTTAG AGTTGACAATGGCAGAAATGAGGCAGAGTcttgagcaggagggggagcgttTGGTGGCAGAGGTGAAAAAGcagatggaggtagagaaaCAGCAGGCTGTGGATGAGACCAAGAAGAAGCAGTGGTGTGCCAACTGCAGGAAAGAggccatcttctactgctgctGGAACACCAGCTACTGTGACTATCCCTGTCAGCAAGCCCATTGGCCTGAACACATGAAGTCATGCACTCAGTCAG CAACAGCCCCGCAACAGGAGCCTGAGTCGGAGTCCACAGCCGACACTTCAAACAAAGGAGGACAGTCAAGCAGTGGGCAGACCTCTCCCAAAGAAAAGCAGGCAAGTGCACCTACAGATAGAGACTCTGACATGGAAAAGAGCAAGGACAATGTCACTGTTAGTCTTTCCTAA